From Apium graveolens cultivar Ventura chromosome 9, ASM990537v1, whole genome shotgun sequence, the proteins below share one genomic window:
- the LOC141687309 gene encoding FCS-Like Zinc finger 8-like, with product MADTYKKSSTSIFNSPRFFTGIASKGYTDTESIMSPTSVLDSKPFSTIKTPFCSNSNSNSPRISKPQSRTKWDKLDSKGVGLGLIDALVDETTDTSLSKIESRVVLFGSQLKIQVPNLPKSVVSPNSDYPPSPRDFGIKTRTSQLGSLSPLSSPYSSNKSPFSYLNSGLESSTLPHILSAGEMELSEDYTCVITHGLNPKTTHIFDDCIIENCCGIVGFSASSKKENGPDTEKSLRYPSESFLSFCYNCNKNIGQGKDIYMYRGEKAFCSSECRYKEIISDEGSEQGDDLYGT from the exons ATGGCAGATACATACAAAAAATCATCCACATCTATCTTCAATTCTCCTAGGTTTTTTACCGGAATTGCCTCAAAGGGTTATACTGACACAGAATCTATAATGAGTCCTACTTCAGTTCTTGATAGCAAACCATTTTCTACTATAAAAACTCCTTTTTGCTCTAATAGTAATAGTAACAGCCCAAGAATCTCGAAACCTCAAAGTAGAACTAAGTGGGATAAATTGGATTCCAAAGGGGTTGGTCTTGGCCTAATTGATGCTCTTGTCGATGAAACTACAGACACAAGTTTATCAAAAATCGAAAGCCGAGTGGTATTGTTTGGATCACAGTTAAAGATTCAGGTTCCTAACCTGCCTAAGTCTGTTGTTTCCCCTAATTCTGATTATCCACCGTCTCCTAGAGATTTTGGTATCAAAACTAGGACTTCTCAGTTGGGATCCTTATCGCCATTATCATCTCCGTATTCATCAAACAAATCTCCTTTTAGCTATTTGAATTCTGGATTGGAGAGTTCTACTCTGCCACATATTCTCTCTGCTGGTGAGATGGAGCTTTCAGAGGACTATACTTGTGTGATTACTCATGGACTTAACCCGAAAACCACTCACATATTTGATGATTGTATAATTGAGAACTGTTGTGGAATTGTTGGATTCTCTGCATCCTCGAAGAAAGAAAATGGCCCTGACACTGAAAAGTCATTGCGATATCCCTCTGAGAGCTTTTTAAGTTTTTGTTACAACTGCAATAAAAATATTGGGCAAGGGAAAGACATTTACATGTACAG GGGTGAGAAAGCCTTCTGCAGCAGCGAATGTCGCTACAAGGAAATAATATCAGATGAAGGTAGTGAACAGGGTGATGATTTGTACGGAACATAA
- the LOC141687535 gene encoding uncharacterized protein LOC141687535: protein MEIDNGENNGGAPEITKNEFHLYPVSAQASGEGLPYAPVDWPEPGDKWRWKVGKRVRSNGYYMDRYLYLPKRLQAQRKGRTFASKLSVEQYLQSNGADVKAFFNSFSWHIPSGDLPAKKEEHSGSELQAGIGCCKAGNKLCVSIVEAEETLSGSISCDMCCSEPGFCRECCCILCSKFIDSANGGYDLIRCEAVIDEGVICGHIAHIRCALRSYMAGTVGGSIGLDAEYYCRRCDTKTDLLTHVKKLLQICESIESQDETVKILNLGACVLRGSQRLAAKKLLYRIELVMGKLRSGTCLEDVWKVEDSSAVDPGNLTGDANTASESSIDKEPQSRAASPPKVSESFDPLIESLKLEARVDEILGGLRESQELEYNIARERLYEHKNYLLSLYQQLNKEKAELVRHAAYNADRDALSKLVLNRVDQIKGEVFKLKEMEEVTKGFARTSKKILEEHFDLHP, encoded by the exons ATGGAGATCGACAATGGTGAAAATAATGGAGGCGCTCCCGAGATAACCAAAAATGAATTCCATCTATATCCAGTTTCTGCTCAAGCATCTGGTGAAGGTTTACCATATGCTCCTGTAGATTGGCCTGAACCTGGTGATAAGTGGCGCTGGAAGGTGGGCAAGAGAGTAAGATCTAATGGTTATTATATGGATAGATACCTTTATCTTCCAAAACGTCTTCAGGCTCAGCGTAAGGGAAGAACTTTTGCAAGCAAGCTTTCAGTTGAACAATATCTTCAATCTAACGGAGCTGATGTTAAggcatttttcaattcattcagTTGGCATATTCCTTCAGGAGATCTACCTGCAAAAAAAG AAGAACATTCAGGGTCAGAATTGCAAGCTGGGATTGGGTGTTGCAAGGCTGGTAATAAATTATGTGTCAGCATAGTTGAAGCCGAGGAGACTTTATCTGGATCTATTTCTTGCGACATGTGTTGCAGTGAACCTGGCTTTTGTCGGGAGTGTTGTTGTATACTATGTAGTAAGTTCATAGATTCGGCAAATGGAGGCTATGATCTTATTAGATGTGAAGCAGTTATAGATGAGGGTGTTATTTGTGGCCATATAGCACATATTAGATGTGCTCTTCGATCCTACATGGCTGGAACGGTTGGAGGAAGCATTGGCTTGGACGCAGAGTATTACTGTCGGCGCTGTGATACAAAGACCGATCTTCTTACACATGTTAAGAAGCTTTTACAAATTTGTGAATCTATTGAATCTCAGGATGAAACTGTGAAAATTCTTAACTTGGGGGCTTGTGTTTTGCGTGGTTCACAAAGACTTGCTGCAAAGAAACTGTTGTATCGTATTGAATTGGTAATGGGAAAG CTTAGAAGCGGGACTTGTCTAGAAGATGTGTGGAAAGTGGAAGATAGTTCAGCTGTTGATCCAG GAAATTTGACAGGTGATGCAAATACTGCATCTGAATCTTCAATAGACAAAGAACCTCAGAGTAGAGCAGCCTCACCTCCAAAAGTATCCGAAAGTTTTGATCCTCTGATAGAGTCTCTAAAACTTGAGGCTCGAGTTGATGAGATTCTCGGGGGCTTGAGAGAGTCTCAAGAATTAGAATACAATATTGCACGGGAGAGGCTTTACGAGCATAAAAATTATCTTCTGAGTCTGTATCAACAGCTTAATAAAGAAAAGGCTGAACTTGTCCGACATGCAGCTTATAATGCTGATCGAGATGCATTATCTAAACTTGTTCTGAATAGGGTTGATCAGATAAAAGGGGAGGTCTTTAAACTTAAGGAGATGGAAGAAGTGACCAAGGGTTTTGCAAGAACTTCCAAAAAAATTTTGGAGGAACATTTTGATCTACATCCCTGA